The following are encoded together in the Chlorocebus sabaeus isolate Y175 chromosome 20, mChlSab1.0.hap1, whole genome shotgun sequence genome:
- the PGLYRP3 gene encoding peptidoglycan recognition protein 3, giving the protein MRMLLWLLAFSILGLQAWDTPTVVSRKEWGARPLACRALLTLPVAYIITDQLPGMQCQEQSICNQMLRGLQSHSIYTIGWCDVAYNFLVGDDGRVYEGVGWNIQGLHTQGYNNISLGIAFFGNKIGSSPSPAALSAAEGLISYAIQKGHLSPRYIQPLLLKEETCLDPQHPVMPRKVCPNIIKRSVWEARETHCPKMNLPAKYVIIIHTAGTSCTVSTDCQTVVRNIQSFHMDTRNFCDIGYHFLVGQDGGVYEGVGWHVQGSHTYGFNDIALGIAFIGYFVEKPPNAAALEAAQDLIQCAVVEGYLTPNYLLVGHSDVVNILSPGQALYNIISTWPHFKH; this is encoded by the exons ATGCGGATGCTGCTGTGGCTTCTTGCCTTCTCCATTCTGGGTCTCCAGGCTTGGG ATACTCCCACTGTCGTCTCCCGCAAGGAGTGGGGGGCAAGACCGCTGGCCTGCAGGGCCCTGCTGACCCTGCCTGTGGCCTACATCATCACAGACCAGCTCCCAGGGATGCAGTGCCAGGAGCAGAGCATTTGCAACCAGATGCTGCGGGGATTGCAGTCCCATTCCATCTACACCATAGGCTGGTGCGACGTGGCATACAA CTTCTTGGTTGGGGATGATGGCAGGGTGTATGAAGGTGTTGGCTGGAACATCCAAGGCTTGCACACCCAGGGCTACAACAACATCTCCCTGGGCATCGCCTTCTTTGGCAATAAGATAG GCAGCAGTCCCAGCCCTGCTGCCTTATCAGCTGCAGAGGGTCTGATCTCCTATGCCATCCAGAAGGGTCACCTTTCGCCCAGGTATATTCAGCCACTTCTTCTGAAAGAAGAGACTTGCCTGGACCCTCAACACCCAGTGATGCCCAGGAAAG TTTGCCCCAACATCATCAAACGATCTGTTTGGGAAGCCAGAGAGACACACTGCCCTAAAATGAACCTCCCAGCCAAATACGTCATCATCATCCACACCGCTGGCACAAGTTGCACTGTATCCACAGACTGCCAGACTGTCGTCCGAAACATACAGTCCTTTCACATGGACACACGGAACTTTTGTGACATTGGATATCA CTTCCTGGTGGGCCAGGATGGTGGCGTGTATGAAGGGGTTGGATGGCACGTCCAAGGCTCTCACACTTATGGATTCAATGATATTGCCCTAGGAATTGCCTTCATCGGCTACTTTGTAG AAAAGCCACCAAATGCCGCAGCACTGGAGGCGGCCCAGGACCTGATCCAGTGTGCCGTGGTTGAGGGGTACCTGACTCCAAACTACCTGCTGGTGGGCCACAGTGACGTGGTCAACATCCTGTCCCCTGGGCAGGCTTTGTACAACATCATcagcacctggcctcatttcaaGCACTGA